TTTCAGACTTAATAAAGATGATTTGAAAATCAAAGATTTAAATAGCATCTATTTGTACGTTAGAGGTATCAATCTACTCACCTTCGCTTTCGACAAAAATCTTCCATTTGATCCAGAATCAAATAGTAATACTGTTCCTAGTTATGTGGGAGGGTCAGGAGTATATGATCAAACTCAGCCCTTACTAAGACAGATAATGTTTGGTGCGGTAATAGATTTCTAATTATTAAAATTTAAAAAATGAAAAACAAAATATTTATTTTAGGAGCTTTTGTGGCATTACTAGGAATGTCGTCTTGCTCTGATAGCTTTTTAGAAGAAAACTACTCGGAAGCGTTGAACATACCATTAGATGCTAACACGATCAAAACTAATGATGATTTGCAAAACTCAATCAGAGGACTTTATGCATCCCTAGCTAATACTAATGGTTTCGGAGGAGGTTATTTTACCTATCAAGAACTTACTGGAGATATTGGATTTGTAAGTATCAAAAATTCTGGATACTTCGTGTCTACTAATGCATTGAATCATCTTCAGGTAGATGGAGGTGCCAGTGAAGGCATATGGACCGCATTTTATAACACAATTGCAAATGCAAATCTTGTACTGTCATATGAAGGTAAAATTCCAGACGGAAAAGATGGAGTTGTAAAGTCTAATACTTTATTTGCACATGCGAAGGTAATACGTGCATATAATTATTTGGCTCTTTTGGGTCTGTTTTCCCCTAATTATGGAGAAGGGGATCAAAGTTTAGGTGTTCCATATACGACTGCCTATAATATAACTGCTAAATTACCCAGAGAAACAGTTCCTAATGTTATAAACTCTGTGATTGCTGATTTAGAATCTTCTTTAGCTTTTTTTAAGGCTGATGGTTTTTCAGCAATTTATGCAGATAATAAATCTTTCAACACAAATGCTGTAAATTTATTACTTGCGAGGGCTTATTTATTTAAAAAAGATTATACTAAAGCACAGCAATATGCTCAGACTGTTATTGATGTAGGGGGACTACTTAGTACAACTAGTACTTCGAGTCCATTTTCATCAATGTTTTTAGTAACGGGTGAAAATAACGCAGAAGTTCTCTTTCAAATAGATTTTACTAATCCAGGTGGGTCAAACTCTCTTTCTACTTATTGGGGAACGGCAGGAACTTATAAGCAAAATTTTATGGCAAAGCCATTCTATGATTCATTTGTATCAGCTACAGGTAATGATATCCGTGTGAAAAATACGGCGTGGTATCAAAATAATGCAACAACATACCCGGATCTACCACTGCCAATTAATGTCAGAAAATACAATAATGGATTTAGAGATGTAATTCAATTGAGAAAAACGGAGGCTATTTTTATCAAGGCAGAGGCACAATATCATTCTGATCCTTCAATTGCGTTTCAGACTCTAAAAGATTGGGTTTTAGCATATAGAGATACAGGCTACAGCAAGATGCCAACCGGGACAGGAGTTCTAGATGAAATCTTAAGACAAAAAGGATTTGAGTTTTTCCTCGAAGGAACAAGATTTACTGATTTAAAAAGAAATAACAAACCAATTATTAAATATCAGACTGGTGTAGACGGGAATACTTTAGGATCTATTCCGTTAGGCGACAGACGATTTATTTGGCCAATACCTTTGGCAGAGAAACAAAATAATCCTAATATTTCTCAAGCTCCAGGATATTAATAAAATGAAGCTGTCTCTGTAAAGAGACAGCTTATGTTTGAATATCAAAAGTTTCAGAATGCTAAAACTCTGCATTAAAATAATAGAAATTTAAAAATCATTTTAGTGGAGTGCTTTTTTTTGAGATTTAACATTTTTTTTTAAAGTTATTTAAAAAAAAAATTATAATTTAGTCAATATTTAAAAATTAAAATTATTTATTATGAAAAAAATCTATCTTATGGCAAGCATTGTAACAATGGTTGCTGCCAATGCGCAAGTTTCCATTAATGACAACTTTGAAAGCTATCCTGTTGGATCTTATTTTGGAGGTACTTGGTCGAATTGGTCTGGAGCATCAGGTGCTGAAAATTTGCGTATTACAACTGCACAAGCCGCAAGTGGTACAAAATCAGGGACTATTAGCGTAGATGGGCAAGATGTTATCATGAAAGTGCCAACTGCAGTTTCAGGGGTACATACTTTTCAGTGGAAAATGCTAGTTCCTGCAGACAAATCTGCATGGTTGGCATTTATGGAAGATACTTCAAACCCTGCTAATTATGGTACTGACTCAATGCCATTTAAACTCAATTTCAATACAAATACAGTAATTGGAACGGATAATTATGATAACAAGATGTATCTTTCGCTTTATGCTTCTGACACATCTGTATCTTTAACTCCTCCAATTGACTACCCTATCGGGCAATGGGCAACTTACAAGGTGGTTTTTGATTTGGACAGCGCTATCGTTTCATTTTATATAAACGGAACAAAAATTATTGAAACAGATTATACAGCTCCAGGGTTGTCTGTAGGAGGTGCTGACCTTTGGAAATTTGATACAGGCAATATATTTATAACAGGATCTACAAGTACAAACGATCCTTGCGAATGGTATATTGATGACTTCGTGTATGGTGAAGGAGATTTGGCTACTACAGAAGTAACAGCAAATTCTTTCTCTGTTTATCCTACACTTGTTAGCAATCAAGTGTTTAATGTTTCAGGAAAATCAAAAATTTCAAGTGTAGAAGTGTATAACATTGCAGGTCAGCAAGTATTGAAATTAGCTCCAAATGCAACTTCAGTTGAAGTGAATACTTCTAAGCTTGTGCCAGGAACATATATTGTAAATGTAACCGGAGAGCAAACTAAACTTAGTAAGAAGATTATTGTTAAATAATAATTCACAATATTCGAATTTTAAAGACTGTCTTTTAGATGGTCTTTTTTTATTTATTATTTTTCCATTCGTTTGTTGATTTTTAAGTATAAGATTTAGTATATTTCTTAGAGAGGCTCTGTTGAAAACACTAAAGTTATTAAAAAATAATCCAGATTATTTTTACATAATCAAACCCCGCAATCTGCGGGGTTTTTTATTTACGGATAATTAGTACTTTTGTAGTCAAATTTCCTTGATGAAATATTTATCAATACTGTTACTTGTTTTTAGCGTTTTTATTAATGCACAGCAAGTCAACAAAACAGATTCTAATAAACTGCCTTCGGATACACTAAAAGTAGATTCTGGAGAACAAGATTCATTAGAAATTTATAAACCAACCATTTATGATTATCAGGTCAAGAAAAGATTTTCTGAGAAAAAAATCTATGATACTACGTTTGCTATTGAGAGATCATACATTGTAATACAGTACAACAAAAAAGATAATTTCGGAAAAATCCAGTATGCTAATATTGGATCGGGATTTCAGAATTTGGTTTATGAAAAAAATGCGGAGCAAAATCTCACACTTCTTCCGGAAAACAAATCATTCTATCTTATAGGTGAAAATGACATCAATTACTATGATGTAAAAACACCAACCACCACATTTTTCTATAACAATGCAATGAAAAATGGAGGACAATTACATACAACCTATACGCAAAATGTTGGAAAGAATTTCAATTTTGCGATAGAATATATGGGATTAAGGTCTCAAGGACTCTATACAAATAGTTTGGCTTCGAGTAACAATACTATTTTCAGCGGGCATTATATTTCTAAAAATAAAAAATACGAAGCTTACGCCCATTACATCCATCAGAATGTCAACAATCAGGAAAATGGAGGGATTGCAGACTTAGACGTTTTCTTAGGAGGCGATTCAAGGTTCAATAACCGTCAAAATCTTGAAACCAACTTAGCTGGCGCCGAATCCAGATATGCTTATAGAAGATATTATTTCAGTCAGGAGTTTGCGCCTTTTGATCCTGCTAAATATCCCTTCAAGCTAAGACACACTATTTATCATCAGGGTAACAAATATTATTTTTCAGAAACAGCTTCGGATATAGATTTCTTTGGAGGCATAGATAATACAGCATTTCCATTAACCAATAAAAAGTTCTCCAACAATCTCAGTAACACTTTTAGCTTGGTTTGGGATAACGAGAAATTCAAATTGGATGCTGGATTCCGTCATCAGTACATTACTTTCGGGAATAAAAATGCCTATCCTCTTTTAGAAATTCCGGGTTATTTCAAAGAACAAAGATTCGGGGCTGTTGGGAACTTACAAATTAAATTGCTAGACAAAATCCAACTGAAATCCTTTTTGGAAATTTCCAAAGGTTCAGAATTTGGAGATTATATCAAGACTACCAACGAATTAGTTTTCGAGCCTATCAAAGACTATCTGATAGAAGGACGAGTTAATTTCCAATCGGCTTATCCAAGTTTCAATTATCTGGTGAACTCTTCGCATTATCTCAATTACAACTATTATCTACAAAATCCAAATAACGAAGCCGTAACCCAAATCGGAGGAACTTTGAAATTGGCAAAATGGTTTAACACGCAGCTTTTTGTAGATTATTTCAGAATCGATAATTACACTTATTTTGATAATTCAGCAAAACCACAACAAAGTTCTTCTTCACTCAATATTTCGCAAATTGGAGGTGAAACAACTTTGAAATACCACAGATTCAATTTCAACGGAAGAGTGCTTTTCCAAAAAGCTTTGACCAATGACAATTTGTTGCCAATGCCTGATTTCATCGGAAGATTGAATATTTATTATCAGGCGCCAGCGTTCAAAAAAGCGGCAGAAATTCAGGCTGGTGTAAAATTGTATTACTTCACCAAATTTGCTTCCAGAGAATTTTCACCAATTCTCAACGAGTACATTTTGCCGGGAACAAACGCTTATTCAATTGGAGGGCAGCCGATTGCCGATGTTTACATCAATATGAGGGTGAAACGTATGTTTTTCTATGTAGAAGGACAGCACATCAATCAGACCTTTATGCAGAATAAATCGTTCACGGCGCCAAATTATCCTATTTATGATTTTCGATTGAATTTGGGCGTGGTTTGGTATCTTTTCCACTAATTTTGTTAGAATAATTATGGTAGCTTTATCCGCCTTCCGTTCCCAATTTGTCACACTGAGCTTGTCGAAGTGTCCGCTCAAGTCGGGCTGCGAGTCAACAACCATCAACCAACAACAGACAACCAAATGACCATCGGTTTCGAAAATATAGACAGCATTCCAAAACTCGTAAAAGACTTTCTTAAAAAAAATCTGGACGGATTTCAAGGAAAAGTTTTTGACTTGGAGAATTTCAAAAATCAGATTGTGGAAAAACAAAATTCCTATTCTGATGACAAAAGACAAATTCTTCATAATGCGATTTTCTCTCAGAATCAAGAAGAGCAGATGTCTCCAAAACAATTAGAATTTCTCTTTTCTTTGAAAGATAAAACTACTTTCACCATTACAACCGGTCATCAGCTCAACTTGTTTACAGGTCCTGTTTTCTTTGTTTATAAGATTTTGCAGACTATCAAAACAGCAGAATTTCTTAAATCTAATTTTCCGGAATTCAATTTCGTTCCTGTTTTTTGGATGGCAACGGAAGACCACGATTTTGACGAAATCAACCATTTCAAAACCAAAGAACATTATTACGAAATCAAAGGAAATGCCGGTGGTGATGTTGGAAATATAAAAATCGATGAAACGTTTTTCATTCAGGAATTTGAGAAAGAATTCAAAGACAATCTCTATGGAACGGAACTGATTCTTTGGATTAAAAAAGCGTATCAAAAAGGCAAAACACATACACAAGCGATTCGATATTTGGTGAATCAATTGTTTTCGGATTACGGATTACTGACAATTGATGGAAACGAAAAAGAACTGAAAAATCAGGTAAAAGATATTTTCAAAAAAGAATTATTATCGAATCAACTTTTTGAAACAACTAAAAATCAAAGACAATTTCTGGAAGATAATTATGGCAAAGTCCAAGTCAATCCGAGAGAAATCAATCTTTTTTATTTGACGGAAACCAGAAACCGAATCGAAAAAATCAACAATGAATATTTCATTCTTGACACAGATTTAAAATTATCGGAAGAAGAGATTCTTCACGAATTGGAAAATTATCCCAAAAAATTTAGCCCGAATGCGGTTCTTCGTCCTGCTTATCAGGAAACCATTATGCCGAATCTAGCATATATTGGCGGAAATGCCGAGATTATGTATTGGATAGAATTGAAAGATTATTTCGAATCCATTAATCTGCCTTTCCCGATTTTGATTCCAAGAAATTCGATGTTGTTTTTGGAAGAAAAAACCTTTAGTAAAATTGAAAACTCAGGATTGAAAATCGAAAATTTCTTCGGGAATTTTGCAGAAGTTATCAATCAAAAAATATTAGATAACAACGAAATTAAACAACTTCTTGAACGGAAAGAACAAGATTTGATTAATTCGTTTTCAGAAATAAAAACAAAGGCTGAACAAACGGACAAAACTTTTGCAAACCTTGTGAATGCAGAGGAAACTCGACAATTAAAATCATTCAAAAGAATGCAAAAACGTCTTTTGAAAGCTGAGAAAATAAAGCAATCTGAGAAATTTGACCAGATGCAAAATCTGTTTCTGAAAGTTCATCCCGGCGGAACCTGGCAGGAAAGAGTATTGAATTTCAGTGCGTTCTACGCGGATTTTGGAAAACAATGGATTGCCGGTAGTTATCAACAAATGGATGTTCAAAAATCGGAACTGATAATTTCTTCCATTTAATCTGAAAGCATTATTTTTGTAACATTATATAAAAAGGATGGTTAAAAAGATTTTCATTTTATCAGGACTTATCGGATTTTTAGGGCTTTCGGCACAGAAAACCCACACTGTTGCGCCAAAGGAAACACCTTATGGGATTTCTAAACAATATGGTATCACGATTGATGAATTGTATCAATTGAATCCTTCCAAAAAAGAAGGTGGTCTTAAAATTGGCGATGTTATCGTTGTTTCAAAAGGAGGTAGCGGTACAAAAGCTGTACCTTCAACGCCAACACCTGCAACTTCTGTAGCTAAAACAGGAAAAACAGGAACCATTACCTTACAGCCAAAGCAAACCATTTACGGAATTACAAAACAGTATCAGATTTCTGAGGCAGACCTTAGAAAACTGAATCCTGAATTGGATTCTCATATGAAAATCGGTGACAAGATTACCCTGCCATTAGATAACATTCAGAAATTTGGCGGCTCTGCGCCTGCAACTGTTGTTCAAGCAACTACTACTACGACAGAAAAACCCGCTGAAGTAAAAACAGTGACTAAAACTGAAACTAATTCTTCTGACAAAGGTCTATATGTTGTTCAGGCAAAGGATAATTATTATAAAATCTCGAGACAATTCAACCTGACTCAAAAGCAGTTATTCGCTTTGAATCCGGGATTGGAAACAACAGGTTTGAAACCGGGAGAAGCGATTAGAGTTTCCGGTTCGGATTCTGCAGCAAGTTCTTCTAATTCTATCAAGGTTGAGGATAATTCTCAAAGCAATGCGACATCAGCTCCGGTCACTGAAACGACAAGGCAAACAACGGTTTCGGAGCCAACGAAAACTTCTTCATCTGTAACTTCTTCGGAAGATGATTATGTGACTTACACGGTTCAGAGTGGCGATACAATGTTCAGTATTATGAACAGATTCAATGTGACACTTGACCAATTGATTAGCCTTAATCCAAATCTTTCTGATGGATTGAAAGCCGGGATGACTTTGAAAATTAAGAAACAAGACCCGATGTATTCTAAGAAAAGCGGTGATGTTTTGAGTGTTGTTTTGATGTTGCCTTTCGGGTACGATGCGAACGATGCGAAGTACAGAACAATGTCTATGGATTTCTTGACCGGCGCAAAATTAGCAGCTGAGAGAAATGCAACAAACGGACAAAAATTGGACATCAAAGTTGTAGATGCTGGAAATGAAACAACTTTCAAAAATAGTCTTTCCCAGATCAATCCGGATAATACAGATTTGATTGTGGGGCCTTTTTTCAAATCAAGTGTTCTTGAAGTTCTAAGATTTGTGAATGATAAAAAAATTCCTGTAGTTGCACCTTTTGCTAATTCGGAAGACCTTTTTGATTACAGCAATTTGATTATCATCGAAACTGAAAATTCAATTTATTCGGACAGAATCGTGAAAGAAGTTGGTCAGGTTTATCAAGACCAAAAAATCTATATTGTTGCAGATAATTCCAAAGCAAATGCTAATGCAATTAAAGCTGGTTTGGAAAAGTCATTATCAAAACCTAATGTTGTTATCGTTAATTCTTCATCAGAGATTCAGTTGGAAAATAATATGATGACAGGACAATCGGTTCCTGTGATTGCGGTTTTAGCGGACGATGACGAATCTGCAGGTGCTGCTTTTGCTTCAAAAATTATTGCTCTTGGAAAACAGACAGAAGGCGTGAAAGCTTTCAGTATGTTTTACAGTCCAAGCTTTGAGAAGAATGTAGACGACCTTTCAAAAGCGAGTTTGGTTTATCTGATGGATAGAAAAATCAATTACGATGGCGATTTTGAAAAAGAAATTCTTGCAGCTTACAAAGGCAAATATTGTAAAACGCCTTCAAAATATGCTGTAATTGGTTTTGATGTAATGAATGATATGCTGACAAGAGAAAACAAAAGAGGAGAAATTTTCAAGCAAATCGGTAAATCCCAAACACAACTAGCTACAAAATTCGAATTTGTAAAAGCAAAACCAAACGGAGCATATATCAATAACGGTTACAGAGTTGTCAGATTGATGCAGTAATATTGATTTGAAAATTTAAATAATAGTTAAGAAAAATTAAATGGATAAAACGCCGACTGGCGTTTTATCTGTCAAAAATTAGATATAATAAATGAAACTCGAAAGAGTTCCATCTATCCTAAAAAAAATAATAGTTAATTAGATGAAAGCACTTGTATTTCCTGGGCAGGGTTCACAGTTTGTCGGGATGGGAAAAGAACTTTACGATTCCCGAAAAGACGTGAAAGACCTGATGGATTCTGCCAATGATATTCTTGGTTTTGATATTGTTTCTGTGATGTTCAATGGAACAGACGAAGACCTTAAAAAAACGAGCGTAACCCAGCCAGCTATTTTCCTACACTCGGTTGCTGCTGTAAAAGTAGCGAACGGTTTGGGTGCAGAAATGGTTGCTGGACATTCTTTGGGCGAATTTTCCGCTTTGGTTGCCAACGGCGTTCTATCTTTCGAAGACGGACTGAAATTAGTTTCCGAAAGAGCGCAGGCAATGCAGATGGCTTGCGATATTAATCCAAGTTCGATGGCTGCCATCCTTGGCTTAGAAGATGTTAAAGTTGAAGAAATCTGTGCAGAAATCGAAGGCATTGTTGTTCCTGCAAATTACAACTGTCCTGGACAATTGGTAATTTCCGGAGAGACAACAGCTGTTGAAAAAGCTTGCGAAGCTTTGAAAGCGGCTGGTGCAAAAAGAGCTTTGTTGTTGCCTGTAAATGGTGCTTTTCATTCGCCATTAATGATGCCGGCTCAAGAGAGATTGGCTGCCGCAATTGAAAAAACAAATTTCCGAAAAGCAACAATTCCTGTTTATCAGAACATCACGACAACTGCAGTTTCTGACCCGGAAGAAATCAAGAAAAATTTGATTGCTCAGCTGACTGGTCCTGTAAAATGGACTCAAAGTGTGCAGAATATGATAAAAGACGGTGCAACTAATTTTATAGAAGTCGGACCTGGAAAAACACTTCAAGGTTTGATTAAGAAAATCAATTCAGAAGTTAATGTTGCGTCTGCTATCTAAGAATAGAATTTTTAGGGCAGCTTAATCCGCCTTCCGCTCCCAATCTTTTTACTTTTTAGCAAAAAAGCAAAAAGGATTTCCGCTCAAGTCAGGCTGTATAAGATTCTATGTTTAAAATAAATTAAAAAATAATCAACAAATGAGCAGGATATTTTCACCAGGCAAGTTAATGCTTACCTCAGAATATGTTGCTGTTGATGGCGCTCTTGTTCTAGCTATTCCAACGAAGCTGGGACAAGAGCTTTTTTATACAGAGAATGAAGACCAGAAGTCATTGATTTTTTGGGAAGCTTATCACCAGAATCAATTATGGTTAAAGGCTACGATTGATTATAAAAATTGGGAAATCCTTGAAACCAATGATTCCAAAGCTTCAGAATTCATTCTTAAAACGCTCAAAAATGTTCAGAATCTTTCTGATACCAAACTAAAAAGTGATACTTCTTATCACATTAAAACCAATCTTCAATTTCCTTCAGACTTTGGGTTAGGAAGCAGTTCTACCTTGATGAATAATCTTGCAGAGTGGGCAAACATCGATGCCTTTACTCTTAACGAAATCAGTCTTGGCGGAAGTGGTTATGACGTTGCTGTTGCCAAAGAAAAATCTGCAGTTCTCTACAGCCGTTTTCCGGAAAGGACTTATCATAAAATTGATTTCAATCCGAGTTTCAAGGATGAATTAATTTTTATTCATCTCAATCAAAAGCAAGATACGAGAGAAGGAATTTCTCATTACAAGTCTAAGCCAACTTCAACGGGATTAATCAATGACTATTCTAAATTAACCAAAATGATTGTCAACAGTCAGAATTTGGAAGAATTTTCAGAATTAATGACAATTCACGAGCAAAAAATGTCCGATTTTCTCGAAATCCCAACTGTGAAAGAAAAATATTTCCAAAATTGCCCGAGCTTTGTCAAAAGTTTGGGAGCTTGGGGTGGAGATTTCGTTCTTGCGTCCAAATTTGGAGATTATGAAAGCTATTTCAAAAAGCAAGGTTTCTACAGAATATTCTCTTGGTCAGATTTAATTAATTGATTATTAATTAATTATAAATTTTATTTTAACTGATGAATGTCAGTTTATAAAAACTTTGATAATTCGCTGATATTTTTACATTTGTCGCAACACCTTTAATCTTCAAAAAAAATTAAAAATGGACAAGTTAAAATCTTATCTTGAACACCAAGGTATTCTCAATCCGAAAGAGATCATCCACAATCCTACTTACGAAGAAATTTTCCAGGCAGAAATGGACCCGAACAATTCCGGATTTGCTAAAGGCGTTTTGACAAAGTCGGGGGCTGTGGCTGTAAAAACCGGAATTTTTACCGGCAGGTCTCCAAAAGACAGATATATTGTAAAAGACAATATCACTCGGGATACGATTTGGTGGGACGGAAACATCAATCGTCCAACCACAGTCGAAGTTTTTGATGAGTTAAAAGACATCGTAACCAAAGACCTTTCTGGCGACAGAATCTATGTTATCGATACATTTTGTGGTTCTAACGAAGACACGAGATTGAAAGTAAGGTTCGTGACAAAAGTGGCTTGGCAAGCTCATTTTGTGATGAATATGTTCATTCGTCCTTCTCATTATGACCTTCAAAATTATGGCGATCCGGATTTTGTAGTCATCAATTCTTCCGAATCTGTCAATCCAAATTGGGAACAACACGGACTTAATTCTGAAGTGTTTGTAATGTTCGATTTGACCAAGAAAATGCAGATCATCGGTGGAACTTGGTATGGCGGAGAAATGAAGAAAGGAATGTTCGCGATAATGAATTATTACCTTCCATTGAAAGGAATGGCTTCTATGCATTGTTCCGCAAACGTAGGCGAGGACGGCGATGTAGCAGTTTTCTTCGGACTTTCCGGAACTGGGAAAACAACGCTTTCTGCTGACCCGAAACGCTATTTGATTGGTGATGATGAGCACGGTTGGGATAACAACGGTGTTTTCAATTACGAAGGTGGTTGCTATGCAAAAGTGATTGACCTTAGTAAAGAAAAAGAACCGGATATTTACGGCGCAATCAGAAGAGATGCGTTGTTGGAAAATGTGGTTACGGATGACGAAGGTAATGTAGATTACACCGACGGCTCGATTACGGAAAATACAAGGGTTTCCTATCCAATTTATCATATCAGCAAAATTGTTTTGCCTTCCAAAGCTGGTCATGCGAGTAAAATCATTTATTTGTCGGCTGACGCATTCGGGGTTTTGCCTCCGGTTTCTATCCTGACAGACCAACAGGCGCAATATCATTTCCTTTGCGGATATACATCAAAATTAGCAGGAACAGAACGCGGTATCACAGAACCGACACCTTCTTTTTCACCGGCATTTGGAGAAGCATTTTTGACATTGCATCCAACAATGTATTCCAAAACGTTGATTGGAAAAATGAAGGAGCACGGCGCGAAAGCTTATTTGGTAAATACAGGCTGGAACGGAACTGGAAAGAGAATTTCTCTCAAAGATACCAGAGCGATTATCGATGCTATTATTGATGGAAGCATTGATAAAGCTGATACGAATAAAGTTCCAGTAATGAATTTGGAATTCCCTGTTGCATTACCAAATGTTTCCGAAAACATTCTTGACCCAAGAGATACGTATGAGAATAATTCTGATTGGGAAGCTAAAGCTAAAGATTTGGCTGCAAGATATATTAAGTATTTTGAGCAGTTTACAGATAATGATGAAGCTCTGGAGTTGGTTTCTTCGGGACCGATTTTGTCAGAAGTTCATCAGGACTAAAAATAGAAACGCTTCCAATTTTGGAAGCGTTTTTTTATTGTATTAATTTTCCGTCTTGTTGTAGGATAACTTTATTGTTTTGTTCAACGGTCAAATCGATTTCCGGTGCATCTTTTTCGCCAATAATTCCTCTGTAAATAATGTAACTGAACTCGCCTTTTTTGAAAGTAATTGTATGATTACCGCCGCTTCCTTCCATTCTGATCTCGCCATTAGTCAGAATCAAATCGGGTTTTGTAGATTCTTTTTTACCTAATTTCCAAGAAGCATAACGGTATTTTCCATTGCTCAGTTCATCAATTCTAATCAAATAACTTTTAGTGGTCATTTTATAAACTGGCGATTTATATTGTCTCAAAGTGGAAAATAGATTTTTCTTTTCGTTAATAATAATGTTGTTCTTTTGATTTGTTTCGAATGGACTCTGGTAATTTAATGCTGTAATTCTTCCTTCTGTATCAATCCAAAAATCTCCATTATCAAGCATTATTCCTCGCCAGCCGACTTCTGACCATTGTTCTATTTTCGAATTTGAAATTTTATTAATGATTTTCGAATCAAAAATCTGATTGAATCTCTTCTTGAAATCAGACTCGTTTTTAACATCAGGAATTGGATATTCTCTGCTCAGAGGATAATTAACAATTTTAGAAATTCCGTCAATATTTTTAGTCTGAAATAACTTAATTACTTTCTGAATATTCTCGTTTTTAGTTTTATCCAGCTTTTCGTTTTGAGAAAATACAACACTGGAAATTAATAAAAAGAAAAATAAAATCTTGTATTTCATTACAAATCAGTTTTTATTTAAGGAAAGGATTATGTTCTTTTTCAAAACCAATTGATGTTGGTTCTCCGTGACCACTGTAAACTTTGGTATTTTCTGGCAAAGTCAACAATTTATTTTTAATACTTGAAATTAATTGGTCATAATCGCCTTTGTGAAGGTCGGTTCTCCCAATGCTCATCATAAAAAGTGCATCACCTGAAATTACAAATCCATTTTCCTGATTATAAAAAGCCACACTTCCAGGCGAATGTCCAGGAACGTCGTAGATTTCAACGGTTTCTAAACCTAAGTTTAATTTTTCTCCTTCTTTAATATGCTGAATTTCCCCTCTGAAAGCAGGAAAGAAAAAACCATAATTTTTAGCTGTAAATGAAGCGCGGTCAAGAATTTCCATCTCATCAGAATGAATCAAAACCGGAACATCAAAAGTATCATAAGCCCATTGTAAGCCAATAATATGGTCAATGTGAGCGTGCGTCAACAAAATATTTTTGATTTTAAGTTCATTTGCTTTGATGAAGCTGTGCAAAGTTTCGGTTTCAGCTTCGGGCATATTTCCCGGATCTATAAGAAAAGCTTCCTTTTCATCGTTATAAATGA
The genomic region above belongs to Epilithonimonas zeae and contains:
- a CDS encoding MBL fold metallo-hydrolase; translation: MLHVKSFAFNPFSENTYIIYNDEKEAFLIDPGNMPEAETETLHSFIKANELKIKNILLTHAHIDHIIGLQWAYDTFDVPVLIHSDEMEILDRASFTAKNYGFFFPAFRGEIQHIKEGEKLNLGLETVEIYDVPGHSPGSVAFYNQENGFVISGDALFMMSIGRTDLHKGDYDQLISSIKNKLLTLPENTKVYSGHGEPTSIGFEKEHNPFLK